The nucleotide window GCCCGCGCGAGGCCCGTGAGACACGTCGATATCCATGAAGTGGCGCGTGCTGATCTCCCCGAGATGGAACCAGCGTGCATCTCCGCTGCGCAAGAACTGGGTGAGGAAGTTGTTCGCGCCGACATGGGTGTCATTGTAGAAGCTGGGGACGTACACCCCATTGGTTTGGAGGGCCCAGCCCGCGCGCAGCCGGTCGCCGTAGTCGCGCCAGCCGAACATCGTGGCGTTGCCGTCGGACTGCTCGATGCTCCGCTCGTAGATGTCTCGCATCAGGACGTTGTCGTAGCCCTTGTTGCTGCTGAGCTGCGGCGTCGGCGTCAGGTCTCCGAACACGCCGGACGCGGTGTACCAGGCCGGGGTGGCGGTCAACTCCAGCCGGTGGCGTTGATAGCTGTCATTGGCTGCGTGAAGTGCGCTGGTGGTGGAAAGAGAGGTGCTCGCGGCCAGTCGCAACTGGTAGGTCTTCGCGCCACCCTGCCGAGTGAAGTACATGCTCTGGGCGCGGTGGTAGCGGGTGCCTGACAGCGCGGGCTGTGAGGTCTCCGCGGTGCCACCCCGTGCGGGAAAGAGAGACGCCGTCAGGGTGTTGCCATTGACGCTCAGCTCACCAGGGAACTGTTGCCAGAAGTCCCGGACCATCAGCGCCAGGTGCCGGTTGCCGGAATCCAGGGCCACCCAGCCGGCGGCCTTGGCGCCCGTGCCCACGCCGCCGTAGTTGAACGTGTGGCCCAGGTCGACGCCATTGTCGAAGGTGAACTCGCCCTTCTGGAGCAGGTAGTGCTCGCCGGAGACCTTGGCGGCATGCGCGGCGCCGCTCTCACCGCCGAAGCGATAGTCCGCCGCGCTGTCGGAGAGGTAGGTCCACCGCAGGCCCAGTGCCTTGGCGGCGATGGCGAACGACGTGGGGTTCGTCTGGACATTGGGCTCGAGACGGTCGTCGATGACCGAGACCTCCAGGTCGACCTTGTCGGAGCCTTGGTGGGCATAGTAGCGGACCAGGTACTTGATGAGCTTCGTGCCAGCTGCGTTGGTGAGTGAGCCCTGCGCCTTGATGACCGCGCGCAGCGGCCCGGTCTCTTCCACGGTGACGACCGCGTCAGTGGCGGCGCCAGCGGTGTACTCCTGATTGTCATAGGCATTGACCATGAACAGGTCGCCGCCATCGAGGAGCTGCTCGCCGGTCTCGAACGAGCCGTTGGCGTTGGTGTCGCGCCAGAGCCGCGTGAGGACACCCTTGTTGTTGACGGCGAACTTCACCGGCCCCGTGTCGACGGTGAGCTCCGTCGACGGCGTGCCGCTGATGGCCACGTCACGAGGCAGGGCGGCTCGCGCGACGCCAGGGCCATAGGCGACGCGGTAGGCGCGTGACGCGCCGAGGTCCGCGACGAGATGCACCAGGGCGACCTTGATGGAGCCATCCGGCCAGCGGGAGATGGCGTCGAACTGGGCGGGGACCTCCTGGGTGCCGTCACCGGTCTCCAGGCGCAGCTCGGCGAGGTTGGACAGGGCGCCCTTGGGAAAGGGGACACCCGTGCGCACCGGCGCCTTGTCCGAGGCGGGGCCCGAGGCGAGGGTCAAGGCGATGTATTGCGTGCCCGCGACCGTCACGGGGGTGAAGCTCCCCTGCACGGTGATGTCGGCGTCGAGCGTGAGGGTGCAGGCCGCGGTGCCCGTGCAGCCACCCCCACTCCATCCGCCGAAAGAGTACCCGGAGTCAGGTGTGGCGGTCAGCGTGACGGAGCTGCCCTTCGCGAACGAGGCCAGACAGGTGCCGCCGCAAGAAATCGCGGTGGGGTTGGAGGTGATGGTGCCCGCGCCCAGGCGCGTGAGCGTCAACTGGACGGTCGTGTCGTCACCCTCCCCAGGAGGTCCCCCCGAAGGTGCAGGCGTGTCACTGGTGCAACCCAGGAGGAATACGGCCGCGAAGAGCAGAGACCGCCAGTTTTCTCTGAGCGTGGGAGTTGTCATTGCGCCCAACAGAGCAAGCGTTGGACCACTGGCGTGACCTCGGGACTCCCCTCCGGGATGACCTCCGCGCATCACGCGCCGTGGG belongs to Myxococcus fulvus and includes:
- a CDS encoding InlB B-repeat-containing protein; translation: MTLTRLGAGTITSNPTAISCGGTCLASFAKGSSVTLTATPDSGYSFGGWSGGGCTGTAACTLTLDADITVQGSFTPVTVAGTQYIALTLASGPASDKAPVRTGVPFPKGALSNLAELRLETGDGTQEVPAQFDAISRWPDGSIKVALVHLVADLGASRAYRVAYGPGVARAALPRDVAISGTPSTELTVDTGPVKFAVNNKGVLTRLWRDTNANGSFETGEQLLDGGDLFMVNAYDNQEYTAGAATDAVVTVEETGPLRAVIKAQGSLTNAAGTKLIKYLVRYYAHQGSDKVDLEVSVIDDRLEPNVQTNPTSFAIAAKALGLRWTYLSDSAADYRFGGESGAAHAAKVSGEHYLLQKGEFTFDNGVDLGHTFNYGGVGTGAKAAGWVALDSGNRHLALMVRDFWQQFPGELSVNGNTLTASLFPARGGTAETSQPALSGTRYHRAQSMYFTRQGGAKTYQLRLAASTSLSTTSALHAANDSYQRHRLELTATPAWYTASGVFGDLTPTPQLSSNKGYDNVLMRDIYERSIEQSDGNATMFGWRDYGDRLRAGWALQTNGVYVPSFYNDTHVGANNFLTQFLRSGDARWFHLGEISTRHFMDIDVSHGPRAGYWSTGNTPQPAGEVHAINHENIDHQVRNLHWGHAHVSGLSNLYLLTGDKRSLDVLTEIAQWWKFVSPYFFKRPFKFADRYREAERDYGWPLYVMNEYVRVTGDATYHKDVAGNLAAYLIEWFRTPSNHVGYDPATNTVSNTVLGVNDATQGTGYWTMTKMDNNAGFNATGTNPWMAGAFMGNLIKFHQADLEFAAAGKPSGVSHAQMVDMLLQGMNYVVKYGYDSNRKFFVYSEAQRGNNGGDHHILYPLAYLDRLYKQELAAGRIANPAWFDTQSTWGPLATRRHDELQNQTVGTFTQAYGFYGYEIVYPADFFTVMKATSSP